The DNA window TTAGTTTTAACATGTTCTGTTTCCTTTGTTCTCTTCACAAACTTGATTTTGTTTGACTTAGTGATGTGAAGAATAATAGCTTGACGGGAAAAATACCAGATACTATTGGGAACTGTACGAGCTTTCAGGTCTTGTATGTATATACCTTCTACTCCTCTGTAATAATGTTGCTTCCTTTTTGACACGTCGATCATTCCTGATGTTCTGGTACTTTTAGGGATCTGTCTTACAATCGGCTCACGGGAGAAATCCCATTCAACATTGGTTTCCTGCAAGTGGCTACATTGTATGTGGTAGTCATTTTACAAACAGAAAGATTATCTGGCTTGTCTCAACTAATGACATCAATTAATTGAACTAATATGCCCTATTTTATACCAGGTCTTTGCAAGGGAACAACTTCTCTGGCCCTATTCCATCAGTAATTGGCCTTATGCAGGCACTTGCAGTGCTGTAAGTCCAATGATAATTGATATGATTGTCTTAATTTATGGGCTCAGGGGTATTACCTTAGCCCTCTAATGCAAGACAAGGCCATTGTTTTCACCTGTActgctttttttccttttttgatCCAGTGATCTGAGTTTCAACCAATTGTCCGGGCCAATACCATCAATATTGGGCAACCTGACATACACAGAAAAATTGTAAGCCTGCCCTTCTGTGTTTTTTCTTGACACATCTCTTTTGTGGTTGATTGATGATCTTGCTTTTTTGTGAcacaaaatattagcatttaagaaaaaatatattctttataaaattaacatcACAGTATGTTCTTTTCCTAGATACCTCCAAGGCAATAGGCTAACTGGATCAATACCACCCGAGCTTGGTAATATGTCGACACTTCATTACTTGTAAGTGTGCAGCTTTATATTTCGTTTCTTCTTGATTGTTATTTGATTATTACACTACCTCTTTTGACGTAATATCTGAATTCAGGGAACTCAATGACAATAAGCTGACTGGGTTCATTCCGTCCGAGCTCGGAAAGTTGACAGGCTTATTTGATTTGTATAAATCCACTCATCCTTTGTGAAGTGATGCTTTACCTGCAATGCTAAATCAGTCGGTGATCCATGTCATCTGTTTTCACAGGAACCTGGCAAAAAACAACCTTGAAGGACCAATCCCCAATAATATAAGCTCATGCATAAATCTCATTAGCTTGTAAGTTCATTTGTTTTCCCAACTTTCAATATCCTCTCTGTTGTCACGAATACTTAAAAATGTTAGTTTTGTAACAGCAATGCTTATGGCAATAAGTTAAATGGGACCATTCCACGTTCACTGCACAAACTCGAGAGTATAACTTATTTGTAAGTGAAtactagttttatttttttcagtatGTGTTTTTTCTGCAAGCCTGCCAAAAAAAAGGTCTAATGATTCGTGTTCATCCACAACTTTTAGGAATCTGTCATCAAACAATTTTAGTGGAGCTATTCCCATTGAGCTTGCAAGAATGAAAAACTTGGACACACTGTAAGTACCAGAAGTTAATCAGTAATTGCTTTTAAGCAAGTTATTTTGATGACATGACGTGTCACCTGAATATATTTGAAGGGATTTATCTTGTAACATGGTTGATGGTTCAATTCCCTCAGTTATTGGGAGCTTAGAGCATCTTTTGAGACTGTAAGTTTTATTATCTacctttttgtaaaaaaataacatcaaTGTACCATATCATGACATATTCTCTTATTCCTATAGCAACTTGAGCTATAATAATTTGGTTGGATATATTCCTGCTGAGTTTGGAAACTTGAGGAGTATCATGGAGATGTAAGCAACTTCTCACTTAAATATGTTCTCTACTATGGTGCTTTGGGAGTAATGCATATTCCTCTTGCTTTGTTTCAGTGATTTGTCTAGTAATCACCTTGGTGGTTTAATTCCACAAGAGGTTGGCATGTTGCAAAACCTGATACTGTTGTAAGTCTTATGTTTTGTGACTTTTTCCTCTATTCAATGAACTGTTGCACAGTTGAAAAGGCTGTTTCCGTTGGACTGCATATTAACTTGTGTTTTCTGTTTCTGGTTCCTGCATATTGGTTAAtgtattcttttctcttttctttcagaAAACTAGAAAGTAACAATTTAACTGGGGATGTTTCTTCACTTATTAACTGCTTCAGTCTCAATGTCTTGTAAGTTATACACTTGAAAAGCTGTTTGAACTGATTTCACATGCAAGATTTACACTGATAGCGTCTTTTTATCCTCAAATGGTGCTGCAGAAACGTATCATACAACAACCTGGTTGGCACTGTACCAGCAGACAGTAACTTCTCACGATTTTCACCGGACAGGTATCGTTGGGGATTAATCAATCCCTCGAAAAAGAACTTCTCATAATCCGTGTGCACCATGCTTCTCATTAATAATCTGGTATTTAATTCAGCTTCCTTGGCAATCCTGGACTCTGTGGCTATTGGCTTGGTTCTTCATGCTATTCCTCCAGTCATGTGCAGAGATGTGAGCAAAATGCCATCTTAATTGGGTTGCTCCGAAATTTAAACGTTCTAAACTTATATCCTGGAATTTGTATGTAGCCTCAATCTCAAGGTCTGCAATTCTTGGGATTGCTGTCGTTGGGCTTGTTATCCTGCTGATGATTTTAGGAGTTGCTTGCTGGCCACACAGACCACAAGTTCCAAAAGATGTATCTTTAAGCAAACCAGGTAATACATCTGCATAGGCCCCTGTCGGTTACTTTAACCCATCAATTTTGGTAGCTTTTTGGCAAGTGTCATCTTGCCACATTCAACCTTGCAAATGATCTAGTAGACTTGATAGATGCAATTGGTTGTTAACAGAGTGATATTATTAATTTCCTACAGATATATATGCCCTACCGTCGAGCAATGTTCCTCCAAAGCTTGTGATCCTTCACATGAACATGGCATTCCTTGTATATGAAGATATAATGAGGATGACTGAAAATTTGAGCGAGAAGTACATTATCGGATATGGGGCATCAAGCACAGTTTACAAATGTGTACTGAAGAACTGCAAGCCGGtggcaataaaaaaattgtatgctCACTATCCACAGAGCCTGAAGGAATTCGAGACTGAACTTGAGACTGTTGGAAGTATCAAGCATCGGAATCTTGTCAGCCTTCAGGGGTATTCCCTGTCACCTGCTGGGAATCTTCTCTTCTACGACTACCTGGAAAACGGCAGTCTCTGGGATGTTTTACATGGTAAGTGAATTTGCTGAAAGACTGGACATGGCAAATGTGGCTCCAGAGTGCTCAGTATTCAGAATGACTGACTTTTATTTGTATAGCCATCGCCTGTTCCTGTCAATAAGCACCTTCTTGTCACTTTCATATCAACATGTTTGCTGGTTAGACTCCTGCAACTATAGCCTAATTagcaaattatttattattttagcaGGTTCATCCAAGAAGCCGAAACTAGATTGGGAGGCTAGGCTCCGGATTGCTCTTGGTGCCGCTCAAGGTCTGGCCTATCTTCATCATGACTGTAACCCAAGAATAATTCATAGGGATGTAAAGTCGAAGAATATCCTCCTAGACAAGGACTATGAAGCACATCTTGCTGACTTTGGTATCGCCAAGAGCTTGTGTACCTCGAAGACACACACATCAACATACGTGATGGGCACTATTGGCTATATTGATCCTGAGTATGCACGTACATCCCGCCTCAACGAGAAATCTGATGTCTACAGCTATGGCATTGTCCTCCTGGAGCTACTCACCGGCAAAAAGCCAGTTGATAATGAGTGCAATCTCCATCACTTGGTaactattttttcattcatttgcTACTGTTTATTTGAAAACTTGTTCATTTCCTTCACCATATACCCTTGCATTTGAGGTTCAATAAGTGCAGAATCATGGGCATTATCAGGCCTGTGTTCCTTCAAGGGGACCAGGCATGAATCCTGCCATGTGACCTGATCTATATACACTGTGGCGGACCTGCTAGTGTGATTCATTGTATGGCTGGTGAAAGCTCTATCATAACTTGCCAGTGTCCCATAAAGCCTGCCATATTTGTCCCCTGCCTTCAATCATGTGGGTGAACATTTACAGGCATCACACCACTGTCAAAACTGTAGATTACTAGTACCGGCCATTTTGATCACTGACATGCTGGTAACTTATCTGAAGAATCTACCTTGTCAAACCTGAGCATCTCCTTTTGAACGAAAATGGCAATAGATGAAGTACATTTAGTATTTCTAGCCCGTAGGCCTTCACAGTATGGAATAGTGCAACTGTAAACAGCCAATTTTAGCGATGAACCGGTTACATGAAAGCTGGTTATGCTCACTGGTTGCTTCGTTGCAGATCCTATCCAAAACTGCAGACAACACGGTCATGGAGATGGTCGACCCAGACATCGCCGACACATGCAAAGATCTCGGCGAGGTCAAGAAAGTGTTCCAGTTGGCGCTCCTTTGCAGCAAGAGGCAGCCTTCTGATCGACCGACGATGCACGAGGTCGTGCGTGTCCTGGACTGCCTCGTCTACCCTGATCCGCCCTCAAAGCCGGCGCAGCCACCGGCATTGCCACAGTCGTCCACGGTTCCGAGCTATGTCAATGAGTACGTGAGCCTACGAGGCGGGAGCAC is part of the Oryza brachyantha chromosome 2, ObraRS2, whole genome shotgun sequence genome and encodes:
- the LOC102719363 gene encoding LRR receptor-like serine/threonine-protein kinase ER2 isoform X2, translated to MLDMLRFCRYLIWFARAFFLGRTLLEIKKSFRNVDNVLYDWSGDGAPQRYCSWRGVLCDNVTFAVAALNLSGLNLGGEISPAIGNLKSVVSIDFKSNELSGQIPDEIGDCTSLKTLDLSSNNLEGDIPFSMSKLKHLENLILKNNQLVGMIPSTLSQLPNLKILDLAQNKLNGEIPRLIYWNEVLQYLGLRSNNLEGSLSPEICQLTGLWYFDVKNNSLTGKIPDTIGNCTSFQVLDLSYNRLTGEIPFNIGFLQVATLSLQGNNFSGPIPSVIGLMQALAVLDLSFNQLSGPIPSILGNLTYTEKLYLQGNRLTGSIPPELGNMSTLHYLELNDNKLTGFIPSELGKLTGLFDLNLAKNNLEGPIPNNISSCINLISFNAYGNKLNGTIPRSLHKLESITYLNLSSNNFSGAIPIELARMKNLDTLDLSCNMVDGSIPSVIGSLEHLLRLNLSYNNLVGYIPAEFGNLRSIMEIDLSSNHLGGLIPQEVGMLQNLILLKLESNNLTGDVSSLINCFSLNVLNVSYNNLVGTVPADSNFSRFSPDSFLGNPGLCGYWLGSSCYSSSHVQRSSISRSAILGIAVVGLVILLMILGVACWPHRPQVPKDVSLSKPDIYALPSSNVPPKLVILHMNMAFLVYEDIMRMTENLSEKYIIGYGASSTVYKCVLKNCKPVAIKKLYAHYPQSLKEFETELETVGSIKHRNLVSLQGYSLSPAGNLLFYDYLENGSLWDVLHGSSKKPKLDWEARLRIALGAAQGLAYLHHDCNPRIIHRDVKSKNILLDKDYEAHLADFGIAKSLCTSKTHTSTYVMGTIGYIDPEYARTSRLNEKSDVYSYGIVLLELLTGKKPVDNECNLHHLILSKTADNTVMEMVDPDIADTCKDLGEVKKVFQLALLCSKRQPSDRPTMHEVVRVLDCLVYPDPPSKPAQPPALPQSSTVPSYVNEYVSLRGGSTLSCENSSSASDAELFLKFGEVISQNRVE
- the LOC102719363 gene encoding LRR receptor-like serine/threonine-protein kinase ER2 isoform X1, encoding MLDMLRFCRYLIWFARAFFLGRTLLEIKKSFRNVDNVLYDWSGDGAPQRYCSWRGVLCDNVTFAVAALNLSGLNLGGEISPAIGNLKSVVSIDFKSNELSGQIPDEIGDCTSLKTLDLSSNNLEGDIPFSMSKLKHLENLILKNNQLVGMIPSTLSQLPNLKILDLAQNKLNGEIPRLIYWNEVLQYLGLRSNNLEGSLSPEICQLTGLWYFDVKNNSLTGKIPDTIGNCTSFQVLDLSYNRLTGEIPFNIGFLQVATLSLQGNNFSGPIPSVIGLMQALAVLDLSFNQLSGPIPSILGNLTYTEKLYLQGNRLTGSIPPELGNMSTLHYLELNDNKLTGFIPSELGKLTGLFDLNLAKNNLEGPIPNNISSCINLISFNAYGNKLNGTIPRSLHKLESITYLNLSSNNFSGAIPIELARMKNLDTLDLSCNMVDGSIPSVIGSLEHLLRLNLSYNNLVGYIPAEFGNLRSIMEIDLSSNHLGGLIPQEVGMLQNLILLKLESNNLTGDVSSLINCFSLNVLNVSYNNLVGTVPADSNFSRFSPDSFLGNPGLCGYWLGSSCYSSSHVQRSSISRSAILGIAVVGLVILLMILGVACWPHRPQVPKDVSLSKPDIYALPSSNVPPKLVILHMNMAFLVYEDIMRMTENLSEKYIIGYGASSTVYKCVLKNCKPVAIKKLYAHYPQSLKEFETELETVGSIKHRNLVSLQGYSLSPAGNLLFYDYLENGSLWDVLHAGSSKKPKLDWEARLRIALGAAQGLAYLHHDCNPRIIHRDVKSKNILLDKDYEAHLADFGIAKSLCTSKTHTSTYVMGTIGYIDPEYARTSRLNEKSDVYSYGIVLLELLTGKKPVDNECNLHHLILSKTADNTVMEMVDPDIADTCKDLGEVKKVFQLALLCSKRQPSDRPTMHEVVRVLDCLVYPDPPSKPAQPPALPQSSTVPSYVNEYVSLRGGSTLSCENSSSASDAELFLKFGEVISQNRVE